One genomic segment of Rhodopirellula islandica includes these proteins:
- a CDS encoding DUF2237 family protein yields MASPNPSGAKNVLGTELQTCNTDPMTGFYRDGCCNTGGQDVGLHVVCAEMTADFLQFSRSRGNDLSTPIPVYEFPGLQPGDRWCLCAARWKEAFDAGMAPKVHLEATHISALEFASLEELQRFATESH; encoded by the coding sequence ATGGCTTCACCCAACCCTTCCGGCGCGAAAAATGTCTTGGGGACCGAATTGCAAACCTGCAACACGGATCCGATGACCGGATTTTATCGAGACGGATGCTGCAACACGGGTGGCCAAGACGTCGGACTGCACGTGGTTTGTGCGGAGATGACCGCTGACTTCCTCCAATTCAGTCGCTCGCGGGGGAATGACCTCAGCACTCCGATACCGGTGTATGAGTTCCCTGGCCTGCAGCCCGGCGATCGCTGGTGCCTGTGCGCCGCTCGCTGGAAAGAAGCCTTCGACGCTGGCATGGCCCCCAAGGTCCACCTGGAGGCGACACACATTTCCGCCCTGGAATTCGCTTCCCTGGAAGAATTGCAACGATTCGCGACGGAATCTCACTGA